A genomic segment from Dietzia psychralcaliphila encodes:
- a CDS encoding SLC13 family permease, whose protein sequence is MSLLAAARGLPGTTLQRIGLTLAVLVPVAVLIADLPGLEPPAQRMLAVFSVAVILWVTEAIPLVATAVLVIFLQVLLISDEALVGFGDTAFEAPTAASIYATLAHPVIILFLGGFLLADGAAKYRLDRNLTAVMLRPFRGSLRLTVFGLMIITAVLSAFMSNTATTATMLAVLIPVLAVSPSPTARAGLALSIPVAATVGGLLTPVSSPPNAIAVGTLADQGIQITFVDWLLATGPLVLVLLAVAWAVLAVRYLDRGVAVDIDVHVDLDTRPRAVLFYVVAAVTVLLWLTEAAHGIPAATVAFLPVTVLLATSVMTGEDLRRLQWPVLWLVAGGIALGSGMAATGLDEWMIGLVDWAVMPGLAVTLGLLALALLLGTLISNSATANLLIPLAPGLAVTVGTDSVILAVGLAVVCGLGMALPVSTPPNAIAYATGELRTKDMAVIGLVVGAVGLVLVAFVMPTWWSLMGLT, encoded by the coding sequence GTGTCGCTGCTCGCCGCCGCCAGGGGGCTACCCGGGACGACGCTTCAACGCATCGGGCTGACCCTCGCCGTCCTCGTACCGGTCGCGGTCCTGATCGCCGATCTCCCGGGGCTCGAGCCGCCCGCCCAGCGCATGCTGGCGGTGTTCTCGGTGGCGGTGATCCTGTGGGTCACCGAGGCGATTCCCCTGGTGGCCACGGCGGTCCTGGTGATATTCCTCCAGGTCCTGCTCATCTCCGACGAAGCGCTGGTCGGGTTCGGTGACACCGCGTTCGAGGCGCCCACGGCGGCGTCCATCTACGCCACGCTCGCCCACCCGGTGATCATCCTGTTCCTCGGCGGGTTCCTCCTGGCCGACGGCGCCGCCAAGTACCGGCTCGACCGCAATCTCACCGCGGTGATGCTGCGGCCGTTCCGGGGCAGCCTGCGGCTCACCGTGTTCGGCCTGATGATCATCACGGCCGTGCTGTCGGCGTTCATGTCCAACACCGCCACCACGGCCACCATGCTCGCGGTCCTCATCCCGGTGCTCGCGGTCTCCCCCTCCCCCACCGCTCGCGCCGGGTTGGCGCTGAGCATCCCTGTCGCCGCGACGGTGGGCGGTCTGCTCACCCCGGTCAGCTCGCCGCCCAACGCGATCGCGGTGGGCACGCTCGCCGACCAGGGCATACAGATCACCTTCGTCGACTGGCTCCTGGCGACCGGTCCGCTGGTGTTGGTCCTGCTCGCGGTCGCGTGGGCGGTGCTGGCGGTTCGGTACCTCGACCGCGGCGTGGCCGTGGACATCGACGTCCACGTGGACCTCGACACCCGCCCCCGCGCCGTTCTGTTCTACGTGGTCGCCGCGGTGACCGTCCTGCTGTGGCTCACCGAGGCCGCGCACGGCATCCCGGCGGCGACGGTGGCGTTCCTTCCCGTGACAGTCCTGCTGGCCACCTCGGTGATGACCGGTGAGGACCTGAGGCGACTGCAGTGGCCGGTGCTGTGGCTCGTCGCCGGCGGCATCGCGCTCGGCAGTGGCATGGCCGCCACCGGGCTGGATGAGTGGATGATCGGGTTGGTCGACTGGGCGGTGATGCCGGGCCTGGCCGTCACCCTGGGCCTGCTCGCCCTGGCCCTGCTGCTGGGCACCCTCATCTCCAATTCGGCCACGGCGAATCTGCTCATCCCGCTGGCCCCGGGCCTGGCGGTGACAGTCGGCACCGACTCGGTGATCCTGGCCGTCGGCCTGGCCGTGGTCTGCGGACTCGGGATGGCGTTGCCGGTCTCCACCCCGCCCAACGCGATCGCCTACGCCACCGGCGAGCTCCGCACCAAGGACATGGCCGTGATCGGCCTCGTCGTGGGTGCGGTCGGTCTGGTGTTGGTGGCGTTCGTCATGCCCACCTGGTGGTCCCTGATGGGGTTGACATGA
- a CDS encoding DUF3817 domain-containing protein has protein sequence MTVAATPETDNRKPDPDGKVRGALARYRALAWITGVWLLVLTVEMIYKYLILENSSDAPDWFTYIGQAHGVFYIIYLFMTLDLAIKARWAASRTLLTALAGTVPFLSFWFEHKRTRDVRAAYAV, from the coding sequence ATGACCGTCGCAGCCACCCCGGAGACCGACAACCGCAAGCCGGATCCCGACGGCAAGGTCCGCGGAGCGCTCGCCCGATACCGTGCCCTGGCCTGGATCACCGGTGTGTGGCTTCTGGTCCTCACGGTGGAGATGATCTACAAGTACCTGATCCTGGAGAACTCCTCGGACGCACCCGACTGGTTCACCTACATCGGGCAGGCGCACGGTGTCTTCTACATCATCTACCTGTTCATGACCCTCGACCTGGCCATCAAGGCCCGGTGGGCGGCCTCCCGCACCCTGCTGACCGCGCTGGCGGGAACGGTGCCGTTCCTGTCGTTCTGGTTCGAACACAAGCGCACCCGGGACGTCAGGGCCGCGTACGCGGTGTGA
- a CDS encoding sensor histidine kinase: MNAADPNAAGAHPTAQGAPSVLIVGHGPVAAAVAREITAAAEGAVIVHRADGVGAADRLVSGLAGTTAGPEVVVACDSDHHSPDEVLAAVISASGPEDPPPRLLVVTSRTAVSGIGRTVDAGLLDGVVSAPWSPGELGPRILNRWARLDAERRRSEVGAPERAALRTRDPGDMPGVHRSAAGLMPSLRGSRRSAVTELVDALEESLGPRPRVELPPGTVLSRRDSRLEGVYVLLRGEVEVILPGRTYPDDANPFRGGPLVGLPGFVGDRGSLHTTRTLTDCELVHLSEEQLVAALTRSTRVATALGVVAIHGFDDRLRHAETQRRTEAELAIRLHEEGERLADALDALAEARVELMSQASSAAIGQMAAGLFHELNNPLAALEGARDHLLADLESLVARGGDAELVTRALRRARTAPPRSTAELRSARRRVRGVLSDAEATRRVVAAGLDDDETLRALSSSSPDTREAVITAAAIGSAARNLDLAVSHIADLVSSLRSSMRPVGAEYVPTDVAATLDDGLRITAHRLPDVRVHRTVADDLPEVMAHPGQLTQVWINLLTNAADVLTGPRAPTHPELWVGAHRAVDGGVVVTVVDNGPGIPEEIREKIFEPRFTTKSGRIRFGLGLGLGISHRIVHDHDGVIELDSRPGRTEFRVVLPAAHHSEEPLT, translated from the coding sequence ATGAACGCGGCCGACCCGAATGCGGCGGGCGCGCACCCGACCGCCCAGGGCGCCCCGTCGGTGCTCATAGTGGGTCATGGTCCCGTGGCCGCGGCCGTCGCCCGCGAGATCACCGCCGCCGCCGAGGGCGCGGTGATCGTCCACCGGGCCGACGGCGTCGGGGCCGCCGACCGCCTGGTCTCCGGGCTCGCCGGCACGACCGCCGGGCCGGAGGTAGTGGTGGCGTGCGACAGCGACCACCACTCCCCGGACGAGGTCCTGGCCGCGGTGATCTCCGCCTCCGGGCCGGAGGATCCGCCGCCGCGGTTGCTGGTGGTGACCTCCCGCACCGCGGTCTCCGGGATCGGGCGGACGGTCGACGCTGGCCTCCTGGACGGAGTGGTCTCGGCGCCGTGGTCGCCTGGTGAGCTGGGTCCGCGCATCCTCAACCGCTGGGCACGACTGGACGCCGAGCGCCGTCGGAGCGAGGTGGGCGCGCCGGAGAGGGCCGCGCTGCGAACCCGCGACCCCGGAGACATGCCGGGCGTGCACCGGTCCGCGGCCGGGCTGATGCCGTCGCTGCGTGGCTCCCGCCGGTCCGCCGTGACCGAACTCGTAGACGCGCTCGAGGAGTCCCTGGGCCCACGCCCCCGTGTCGAGCTGCCGCCGGGCACCGTCCTTTCCCGACGGGACTCCCGACTCGAGGGCGTCTACGTCCTGCTGCGCGGGGAGGTCGAGGTGATCCTGCCGGGCCGCACCTACCCGGATGATGCCAACCCCTTCCGCGGCGGGCCGCTCGTCGGCTTGCCCGGGTTCGTCGGCGACCGCGGCTCCCTGCACACCACGCGCACCCTGACCGACTGCGAGTTGGTGCACCTGTCGGAGGAACAACTGGTCGCCGCGCTGACCCGCAGCACCCGCGTCGCCACAGCCCTGGGGGTGGTGGCGATCCACGGGTTCGACGACCGCCTCCGCCACGCCGAGACCCAGCGACGCACCGAGGCCGAACTGGCCATCCGGTTGCACGAGGAGGGCGAGCGCCTCGCGGACGCCCTCGACGCTCTCGCCGAGGCCCGCGTCGAGCTCATGAGCCAGGCATCGAGCGCCGCCATCGGCCAGATGGCCGCCGGCCTGTTCCACGAACTGAACAACCCCCTGGCCGCCCTCGAGGGCGCCCGCGACCACCTCTTGGCGGACCTTGAGTCGCTCGTCGCCCGGGGCGGGGACGCCGAGCTGGTGACCCGGGCGCTCCGCCGCGCGCGCACTGCGCCGCCGCGCTCCACCGCCGAACTGCGCAGCGCCCGCCGGAGGGTGCGAGGCGTGTTGTCCGACGCCGAGGCCACCCGGAGGGTGGTGGCCGCGGGATTGGACGACGACGAGACGCTCCGGGCCCTTTCGTCGTCGTCCCCCGATACACGCGAGGCCGTCATCACGGCGGCGGCGATCGGCTCGGCGGCCCGCAACCTCGACCTCGCGGTGAGCCACATCGCGGACCTGGTGTCCTCGCTGCGCTCGTCCATGCGGCCCGTCGGGGCGGAGTACGTCCCCACAGACGTGGCCGCCACCCTCGACGACGGGCTCCGCATCACCGCGCACCGGCTGCCCGACGTGCGGGTGCACCGCACCGTCGCCGACGACCTGCCCGAGGTGATGGCACACCCGGGCCAGCTGACGCAGGTGTGGATCAACCTGCTCACCAACGCAGCCGACGTCCTCACCGGCCCGCGGGCACCGACCCACCCCGAGCTGTGGGTCGGCGCGCACCGGGCGGTGGACGGAGGGGTCGTCGTCACGGTCGTCGACAACGGCCCCGGGATCCCCGAGGAGATCCGCGAGAAGATCTTCGAACCGCGGTTCACCACCAAGTCAGGACGCATCCGGTTCGGGCTGGGGCTCGGGCTGGGGATCAGCCACCGCATCGTGCACGATCACGACGGAGTGATCGAGCTGGACTCCCGACCCGGACGCACCGAGTTCCGGGTAGTCCTGCCCGCCGCCCACCACAGCGAGGAGCCACTGACGTGA